In Sphingomonas sp. SUN019, one genomic interval encodes:
- a CDS encoding Trm112 family protein, with protein sequence MLDPWLMERLVCPLTRTPLRHDEAAGELVSDAAGLAYPIRDGVPVLLIDQARRIAPQP encoded by the coding sequence ATGCTGGACCCGTGGCTGATGGAGCGCCTGGTGTGTCCGCTGACGCGCACGCCATTACGGCACGACGAAGCTGCCGGGGAGTTGGTGTCGGATGCGGCGGGGCTCGCCTATCCGATCAGGGACGGCGTGCCCGTCTTGCTGATCGATCAGGCGCGGCGGATCGCTCCTCAGCCCTGA
- a CDS encoding tetratricopeptide repeat protein, producing the protein MTAAEKDAVQAFRTDVVEPSMTNLVIIDFWAEWCGPCKALTPLLEKVAAEYADQGVVLAKVDTDKNQFIAAQFQIKSIPTVYAMFQGQLVADLTSARTESQLKTMLDQLLKQLPVESEAKTAAAELEPLIAMGEQILAEGDATRALAVFDQLIEMDPDHHAVLSGRVRALIATGAIEEAEAALAALPPEVAKMPDIERAKAALDLAKSAPPVEDLAPFEAAVAADPHDLQARYDLANARMASDRDGAADAFLSIIAQERDWNEGAARAQLLKLFEVVGLEDPWVSAQRRRLSAILFG; encoded by the coding sequence ATGACCGCCGCGGAAAAGGATGCCGTCCAGGCGTTCCGCACGGACGTCGTCGAACCGTCGATGACGAACCTCGTCATCATCGATTTCTGGGCTGAATGGTGCGGGCCGTGCAAGGCGCTGACCCCGCTGCTGGAAAAGGTCGCCGCCGAATATGCCGATCAGGGCGTCGTGCTGGCGAAGGTCGATACCGACAAGAACCAGTTCATCGCCGCGCAATTCCAGATAAAGTCGATCCCGACCGTTTATGCGATGTTCCAAGGGCAGCTGGTCGCCGATCTGACGAGCGCGCGCACCGAATCGCAGCTGAAGACGATGCTCGACCAACTGCTGAAGCAATTGCCGGTCGAGAGCGAGGCGAAGACGGCGGCGGCCGAGCTGGAGCCGCTGATCGCGATGGGCGAGCAGATACTGGCAGAGGGCGACGCGACGCGCGCGCTGGCGGTATTCGACCAGCTTATCGAGATGGACCCCGATCATCACGCGGTGCTGTCGGGGCGGGTGCGTGCGCTGATCGCGACGGGTGCCATCGAGGAGGCAGAGGCTGCGCTTGCAGCATTGCCGCCGGAGGTGGCTAAGATGCCCGATATCGAACGTGCGAAGGCGGCGCTCGATCTGGCGAAATCAGCCCCACCGGTCGAGGATCTGGCGCCGTTCGAGGCGGCGGTGGCGGCTGACCCGCACGACCTGCAGGCGCGTTACGACCTCGCCAATGCGCGGATGGCGTCCGATCGCGACGGCGCGGCGGACGCGTTCCTGTCGATCATCGCGCAGGAGCGCGACTGGAACGAGGGCGCGGCGCGCGCGCAATTGCTGAAGTTGTTCGAGGTGGTTGGGTTGGAAGACCCGTGGGTTTCGGCGCAGCGCCGCAGGCTTTCGGCCATCCTCTTCGGATGA
- a CDS encoding ATP-binding protein: MKRLVAPSIGLLGRVVAILLLTLLIEFGVSTVLYERASQFSVRDDEARRLAEHLVISRRLVEERAAGSRPAMATDLTTDRYEIHWDKKLAPPPPIAPELTEMQRQIVDWEPTLQPDDLRIRLTSPGRSSMVNGGLRLEDGSWLHFKTLEPVANLNLAYERIALALIPAIALMILGGMMIRRALLPLRRLAVAADRVGHDVVAPVAEDGPGEVRRVVSAFNRMQARIQALIEGRTQALAAVGHDLRTPLARLRLRSEGVADPEVRDAIAHDVTEMEAMVTSLLAFLGGDSDPETPVPVDLAVMCATLIDDASDLGRDAEYVGPDHLELRLRRSGMKRALTNLVDNALHYGERVVLTLAVRGDGSIGIRIDDDGPGIPDDQLTAVLQPFVRLDPARRRDTIGFGLGLPIVVQAVAAEGGTLTLANRAAGGLCAEIVLPPRHNSPATPGHKT, encoded by the coding sequence GTGAAGCGGCTGGTCGCGCCGTCGATCGGGCTGCTCGGCCGCGTCGTCGCGATCCTGTTACTGACGCTGCTGATCGAATTCGGCGTCAGCACGGTGCTGTACGAACGCGCGAGCCAGTTTTCGGTGCGCGACGACGAGGCGCGGCGGCTGGCCGAGCATCTCGTCATCAGCCGCCGGCTGGTCGAGGAGCGCGCCGCGGGATCGCGGCCGGCGATGGCGACCGACCTGACCACCGATCGATACGAGATCCACTGGGACAAGAAGCTCGCGCCGCCGCCGCCGATCGCGCCCGAATTGACCGAGATGCAGCGTCAGATCGTCGATTGGGAACCGACGCTGCAGCCCGACGATCTGCGCATCCGGCTAACCTCGCCGGGGCGCAGTTCGATGGTGAATGGCGGGTTGCGGCTGGAGGACGGGTCGTGGCTGCATTTCAAGACGCTGGAGCCGGTCGCCAATCTGAACCTGGCGTATGAGCGGATCGCACTGGCGCTGATCCCGGCCATCGCGCTGATGATCCTGGGCGGCATGATGATCCGGCGCGCGTTGCTGCCGCTACGACGGCTGGCGGTGGCCGCCGATCGCGTGGGCCACGATGTCGTAGCGCCGGTGGCCGAGGACGGGCCGGGCGAAGTGCGGCGGGTGGTGTCTGCGTTCAATCGAATGCAGGCGCGTATTCAAGCGCTGATTGAGGGCAGGACGCAGGCGCTGGCCGCGGTCGGGCATGATTTGCGCACGCCGCTCGCGCGATTACGACTGCGGTCGGAGGGAGTGGCCGACCCCGAGGTGCGCGATGCGATCGCGCATGACGTGACCGAGATGGAGGCGATGGTCACATCGCTGCTCGCGTTCCTGGGCGGAGACTCCGATCCCGAGACGCCGGTGCCGGTCGATCTGGCGGTGATGTGCGCGACCCTGATCGACGATGCGAGCGATCTGGGGCGCGATGCGGAATATGTCGGACCGGATCATCTGGAGTTGCGGTTGCGGCGATCGGGGATGAAACGCGCGCTGACCAATCTGGTCGACAATGCGCTGCATTATGGTGAGCGCGTCGTGCTGACATTGGCGGTGCGTGGCGACGGATCGATCGGGATTCGCATCGATGACGACGGCCCCGGCATTCCCGACGATCAGCTGACCGCGGTGCTTCAGCCCTTCGTGCGGCTCGATCCGGCGCGGCGGCGCGACACGATCGGATTCGGACTGGGGCTGCCGATCGTCGTGCAGGCGGTGGCGGCCGAAGGCGGCACGCTGACACTGGCGAATCGCGCCGCGGGTGGATTGTGCGCCGAGATCGTCCTACCGCCGCGGCACAACAGTCCGGCGACGCCTGGACACAAAACATAA
- a CDS encoding SulP family inorganic anion transporter, whose translation MKHEVIARPGISMPSLKFFGRDFTASIVVFLVAMPLCMGIAIASGVPPEKGLITGIIGGIVVGSLAGSPLQVSGPAAGLAVIVFELVRDQGLSALGPILILAGAIQVAAGIFRLGGWFRAISPAVVHGMLAGIGVLIVVGQFHVLFDAKPLSSGPENLAAMPGRLLGLSWGNIQAAELAFLIALTTIGAMLGWEKWRPQSMKLVPGALVGVLAGTFVAVGFGLAVAKVEVPASIIAAIAPPEGGFWMKWLDPSVIAAALAIAFIASAETLLSAAAVDKMHDGVRTDYNKELRAQGVGNLLCGAAGALPMTGVIVRSSANVQAGAITRLSTILHGAWILGFVALLPWLLREIPMAALGAILVITGWRLVSLTHARHLYRDYGVLPVAIWAATLIMVVATDLLTGVLVGIALTLLELIPNLRRLRLKVVEHTDGDAHAIKLDGTATFFTLPKLSDMLDAVPMGTKVKLDVTNLSSVDHTSAEMLRDWFQRRKKAGSPVELKGERGRIATLGA comes from the coding sequence ATGAAACATGAAGTGATCGCGCGGCCCGGCATTTCGATGCCGTCGCTGAAGTTCTTCGGCCGGGATTTCACCGCGTCGATCGTCGTGTTTCTGGTCGCGATGCCACTCTGCATGGGCATCGCGATCGCATCCGGCGTACCGCCCGAAAAAGGCCTGATCACCGGCATCATCGGCGGCATCGTCGTCGGCAGCCTGGCGGGTTCGCCGCTGCAGGTCAGCGGCCCCGCCGCCGGTCTTGCCGTCATCGTATTCGAACTTGTGCGCGACCAAGGCCTGTCGGCATTGGGGCCGATCCTGATCCTTGCCGGCGCGATTCAGGTCGCGGCTGGCATCTTCCGCTTGGGCGGCTGGTTCCGCGCGATCTCTCCTGCGGTGGTCCACGGGATGCTTGCCGGTATTGGCGTGCTGATCGTTGTCGGCCAGTTTCACGTCCTGTTCGATGCAAAGCCGTTATCGAGCGGGCCGGAAAACCTGGCCGCGATGCCCGGGCGTCTGCTCGGCCTGTCGTGGGGCAATATTCAGGCGGCCGAATTGGCCTTCCTGATTGCGCTGACCACGATCGGCGCGATGCTGGGGTGGGAGAAATGGCGTCCGCAGTCGATGAAGCTGGTTCCCGGTGCGCTTGTCGGCGTGCTGGCGGGGACGTTCGTCGCGGTCGGTTTCGGCCTGGCGGTGGCAAAGGTTGAGGTTCCGGCGTCGATCATCGCCGCGATCGCGCCGCCCGAGGGCGGGTTCTGGATGAAATGGCTCGATCCGTCGGTGATCGCCGCGGCGCTTGCGATTGCGTTCATCGCCTCGGCCGAGACATTGCTGTCGGCCGCCGCGGTCGACAAGATGCACGACGGTGTGCGCACCGATTACAACAAGGAGTTGCGCGCGCAGGGCGTGGGCAATCTGTTGTGCGGCGCGGCCGGCGCGCTGCCGATGACCGGCGTCATCGTGCGCAGTTCGGCGAACGTGCAGGCGGGTGCGATCACCCGGCTGTCGACGATCCTGCACGGCGCATGGATCCTCGGCTTCGTCGCGTTGTTGCCGTGGCTGCTGCGCGAGATTCCGATGGCGGCGCTGGGCGCGATCCTGGTCATCACCGGATGGCGGCTGGTCAGCCTGACGCATGCACGGCATCTGTATCGTGATTATGGCGTGCTGCCGGTCGCGATCTGGGCCGCGACGCTGATCATGGTGGTGGCGACCGATCTGTTGACCGGCGTGCTGGTCGGCATCGCGCTGACCCTGCTGGAGTTGATCCCGAACCTGCGCCGCCTGCGGTTAAAGGTGGTCGAGCATACGGATGGCGACGCACACGCGATCAAACTGGACGGCACGGCGACCTTCTTCACCTTGCCGAAGCTGTCCGACATGCTGGATGCGGTGCCGATGGGTACGAAGGTGAAGCTGGACGTCACCAACCTGTCGTCGGTCGATCATACCAGTGCGGAGATGTTGCGTGACTGGTTCCAGCGCCGCAAGAAGGCGGGATCGCCGGTGGAACTGAAGGGCGAGCGTGGCCGTATAGCCACACTCGGCGCATGA
- a CDS encoding carbonic anhydrase → MNELIGRVVSFEKQVFPDARALYAKLTTDGQSPKALMISCADSRIVPEHIMQAEAGDLFVCRNAGNIVPPYSNMNGGVSSTVEYAVEALGVRDIIVCGHSDCGAMKGLMNPASTAKMPNVVAWLRHSHAAKCVVDGSYPEMDGPDAVRAVSLENVVVQLAHLRTHPSVAAGMARGDISLHGWFVDIHSGHVLGLDGETGRFMQIHDGAPVPVAHPAAQRLAADFIMQDAAE, encoded by the coding sequence GTGAACGAACTGATCGGACGTGTCGTGAGCTTCGAGAAGCAGGTCTTCCCGGACGCGCGCGCGCTGTACGCCAAGCTGACCACCGACGGTCAAAGCCCGAAGGCGCTGATGATCTCCTGCGCTGATTCACGCATCGTCCCCGAACATATCATGCAGGCCGAGGCGGGCGATCTGTTCGTGTGCCGCAACGCTGGCAACATCGTGCCGCCGTATTCGAACATGAACGGCGGCGTGTCGTCGACGGTCGAATATGCGGTCGAAGCATTGGGTGTGCGCGACATCATCGTATGCGGCCATTCGGATTGCGGCGCGATGAAGGGGCTGATGAACCCTGCGTCGACCGCGAAGATGCCCAACGTTGTCGCCTGGTTGCGGCACAGTCATGCCGCCAAGTGCGTCGTCGACGGTTCCTATCCCGAGATGGACGGACCGGATGCAGTGCGCGCGGTCAGCCTGGAGAATGTCGTCGTCCAGCTGGCGCATCTGCGCACGCATCCGTCGGTTGCGGCGGGCATGGCGCGCGGCGACATCTCGCTCCACGGCTGGTTCGTCGACATTCATTCGGGCCATGTCCTTGGTCTCGACGGCGAAACGGGCCGGTTCATGCAGATCCATGACGGTGCGCCCGTGCCCGTCGCGCATCCCGCCGCGCAGCGGCTGGCGGCCGACTTCATCATGCAGGACGCTGCGGAATGA
- a CDS encoding LON peptidase substrate-binding domain-containing protein yields the protein MTRLSIFPLAGALLFPGMHLPLHIFEPRYRAMVSDAMARDRRIGMIQPRPDAPKEQNPALFDVGCVGRILEVEALEDGRYNLILEGVSLFRVIEELDVTTQFRQVEAELLPTPGDETLSLGARASLEMESRRFADAQGYAVDWEAVTRLDDQSLVNGIAQIAPFDVAAKQALLESPDIADRAELIVQLLQFFGRHDGEDRVTLQ from the coding sequence ATGACCCGGCTCTCCATCTTTCCGCTGGCGGGCGCGCTGCTCTTTCCGGGAATGCATCTGCCGCTGCACATCTTCGAGCCGCGATATCGCGCGATGGTGAGCGATGCGATGGCGCGCGACCGGCGGATCGGCATGATCCAGCCGCGTCCGGATGCGCCGAAGGAGCAGAATCCGGCGCTGTTTGACGTGGGATGCGTGGGGCGGATATTGGAGGTCGAGGCGCTGGAGGATGGGCGCTATAATTTGATCCTGGAGGGCGTTTCGCTGTTCCGCGTGATCGAAGAATTGGATGTGACGACGCAATTCCGTCAGGTCGAAGCCGAATTGCTGCCTACGCCGGGAGACGAAACGCTGTCGCTGGGTGCGCGTGCGTCTCTGGAGATGGAGTCGAGGCGGTTTGCGGACGCGCAGGGCTATGCGGTCGATTGGGAGGCGGTGACGCGGCTCGACGACCAGAGCCTGGTGAACGGCATCGCGCAGATCGCGCCGTTCGACGTCGCCGCGAAGCAGGCGTTGCTCGAATCGCCCGACATCGCCGATCGCGCCGAATTGATCGTTCAGTTGCTGCAGTTCTTTGGACGCCATGACGGCGAGGACCGGGTGACGCTTCAGTGA
- a CDS encoding TorF family putative porin, giving the protein MKLSRIIPALALGFTAVSVAAPAYAQDTDPPKAVTVTGSVGLVSDYRFRGVSQSDEQLAVQGGFTIAHESGVYIGTWGSNLSGWGTFGGANMELDLIAGVKFPVGGGTLDVGATWYMYPGGFDNTDFIEPYAKLSGTAGPVNLTAGVAYAPKQEALGPWYFNGTSAANGVYDDPGAKDDNLYVWGDISSGVPNTGLTLKGHLGYSTGNKGLGPFATSVSPTGEYLDWLVGADYTIPGTPLTVGVAYVDTDIDSNESAYLQPSFSKGQDGVGSIADAQIVFSVTAAF; this is encoded by the coding sequence ATGAAATTGTCCCGTATCATCCCGGCGCTTGCGCTCGGTTTCACCGCGGTATCGGTTGCCGCCCCTGCGTATGCGCAGGACACCGATCCGCCCAAGGCCGTGACGGTCACCGGCAGCGTCGGCCTTGTGTCCGACTATCGCTTTCGCGGCGTATCGCAGTCCGATGAGCAACTCGCCGTACAGGGCGGCTTCACGATCGCGCACGAAAGCGGCGTCTACATCGGCACGTGGGGCTCGAACCTTTCGGGTTGGGGTACGTTCGGCGGCGCCAATATGGAACTCGACCTGATCGCGGGAGTGAAATTCCCGGTCGGCGGCGGGACGCTCGATGTCGGCGCGACGTGGTATATGTACCCGGGCGGCTTCGACAACACCGACTTCATCGAACCTTACGCGAAGTTGTCCGGCACCGCTGGCCCGGTGAACCTGACCGCAGGCGTTGCTTATGCCCCGAAGCAGGAGGCGCTCGGCCCGTGGTATTTCAATGGCACGTCGGCGGCGAACGGCGTCTATGACGATCCGGGCGCCAAGGATGACAACCTTTACGTCTGGGGCGACATCAGCAGTGGCGTGCCGAATACCGGCCTGACCCTTAAGGGCCATCTCGGTTATTCGACCGGCAACAAGGGACTTGGTCCGTTCGCCACCAGCGTATCGCCTACCGGCGAATATCTCGATTGGCTGGTGGGGGCCGACTACACCATCCCGGGCACCCCGCTGACGGTTGGCGTCGCGTATGTCGACACCGACATCGACAGCAACGAATCGGCGTATCTCCAGCCCAGCTTCAGCAAGGGGCAGGATGGCGTGGGTTCGATCGCCGATGCGCAGATCGTCTTTTCGGTGACCGCCGCGTTCTGA
- a CDS encoding pyridoxal phosphate-dependent aminotransferase — protein sequence MKTSAALDRISPSPTLAITTKVLELKRAGVDVIGLGAGEPDFDTPDFVKDAAIKAILDGKTKYTNVDGTPELKAAIQAKFKRDNALDYTPAQISVNVGGKHTLFNALVATLGPGDEVIIPAPYWVSYPDVVQFAGATPVIVAAGPEHGYKITPAMLDAAITPQTKWLILNSPSNPTGAAYTVAELKALGEVLLRHPHVWVFADDMYEHIVYDDFEFATIAQVVPELYDRTLTVNGCSKAYAMTGWRIGFAGGAEWLIKAMSKLQSQSTSNPCSIAQAAAVAALNGDQSFLAQRNEAFRSRRDLVVAMLNDTPGITCPKPEGAFYVYPEVSGLIGKSTPTGRKIETDSDFVGYLLDEAKVAAVQGVAFGLSPAMRISYATSEELLREACTRIQTASAALT from the coding sequence ATGAAGACCTCCGCCGCGCTCGACCGCATCAGCCCCTCGCCCACGCTGGCGATCACCACCAAGGTGCTGGAGCTGAAACGCGCGGGCGTCGACGTGATCGGTCTCGGCGCGGGCGAACCCGATTTCGACACCCCCGATTTCGTCAAGGATGCCGCGATCAAGGCGATCCTCGACGGCAAGACCAAATACACCAACGTCGACGGCACACCCGAGCTGAAGGCCGCGATCCAGGCCAAGTTCAAACGCGACAACGCGCTCGACTACACGCCCGCGCAGATCAGCGTGAACGTCGGCGGCAAGCATACCCTGTTCAACGCGCTGGTCGCGACGCTCGGGCCGGGCGACGAGGTCATCATCCCTGCGCCATATTGGGTAAGCTATCCCGATGTCGTGCAGTTCGCGGGCGCGACCCCGGTGATCGTCGCGGCGGGGCCGGAACACGGCTACAAGATCACGCCCGCGATGCTCGACGCCGCGATCACGCCGCAGACGAAATGGCTGATTCTCAACTCGCCGTCGAACCCCACGGGCGCGGCCTATACCGTCGCCGAGCTGAAGGCGCTGGGCGAGGTGCTGTTGCGCCACCCCCACGTCTGGGTCTTCGCCGACGATATGTACGAACACATCGTCTATGACGATTTCGAATTCGCGACGATCGCGCAGGTAGTGCCCGAACTCTACGATCGCACGCTGACCGTGAACGGCTGTTCGAAGGCCTATGCAATGACCGGCTGGCGGATCGGCTTCGCGGGCGGTGCGGAATGGCTGATCAAGGCGATGTCGAAACTGCAGTCGCAGTCGACCAGCAACCCGTGTTCGATCGCGCAGGCCGCTGCGGTCGCGGCCCTGAATGGCGACCAGTCGTTCCTCGCACAGCGCAACGAAGCCTTCAGATCGCGCCGCGACCTGGTCGTCGCGATGTTGAACGACACGCCCGGAATCACCTGCCCCAAGCCGGAAGGCGCGTTTTACGTCTATCCCGAGGTGTCGGGTCTGATCGGCAAATCCACGCCGACGGGCAGGAAGATCGAAACCGACAGCGATTTCGTCGGCTATCTGCTCGACGAAGCGAAGGTCGCCGCGGTGCAAGGTGTCGCATTCGGCCTCTCGCCGGCGATGCGAATCAGCTATGCGACATCGGAGGAGTTGCTCCGCGAAGCGTGCACCCGCATCCAGACCGCGAGCGCCGCGCTCACCTGA
- the msrA gene encoding peptide-methionine (S)-S-oxide reductase MsrA: MAMKHLPLIAAATGIAALLALPASLAQAERAVPIPAVARDVPAAPGMQTAVLAGGCFWGMEAVFERVNGVKSVTSGYAGGDAASANYDKVSTETTRHAEAIRISYDPRQVSYGTLLRVYFSIAHDPTQLNRQGPDTGPSYRSAIFPQTPAQRAVAAAYIAQLGQAKAYPRAIVTKLESGRFFPAEAYHQDFFDRNPTHPYIVRFDKPKVAAFRAAFPKLARQG; encoded by the coding sequence ATGGCCATGAAGCATCTTCCCCTAATCGCCGCGGCGACCGGCATCGCCGCGCTGCTCGCGCTCCCGGCCAGCCTGGCGCAGGCCGAGCGCGCCGTACCGATCCCCGCGGTCGCGCGCGACGTCCCCGCTGCCCCGGGGATGCAGACTGCCGTGCTCGCGGGTGGCTGCTTCTGGGGCATGGAGGCGGTGTTCGAGCGCGTGAACGGCGTGAAGTCGGTCACCTCGGGCTATGCGGGCGGCGACGCCGCAAGCGCGAACTACGACAAGGTATCGACCGAAACGACACGCCATGCAGAGGCGATCAGGATCAGCTACGATCCCCGCCAGGTCAGCTACGGCACCCTCTTGCGCGTCTATTTCTCGATCGCGCACGATCCGACGCAATTGAACCGCCAAGGCCCCGACACCGGCCCCAGCTATCGTTCGGCGATCTTCCCTCAGACGCCCGCGCAGCGCGCGGTGGCGGCGGCCTATATCGCGCAACTCGGACAGGCGAAGGCGTACCCGCGCGCGATCGTGACGAAGCTGGAAAGCGGGCGGTTCTTTCCTGCCGAGGCCTATCACCAGGACTTCTTCGACCGGAACCCGACGCACCCCTATATCGTGCGCTTCGACAAGCCGAAGGTCGCGGCATTCCGCGCGGCTTTCCCGAAACTCGCCCGTCAGGGCTGA